A stretch of the Sutcliffiella horikoshii genome encodes the following:
- a CDS encoding helix-turn-helix domain-containing protein has protein sequence MDPILIGNKIKELRIKVGYSQEELADGICTQAQISKIERGVGYPFANTLFYISKKLGVDPNYFFDIGTTPNLDYVKKIKKQINSLKLSFKYQEILKIINREITNPLFKENKINLQFLLWHKGIVEFEYFRDYEDAVDTYEQAFHLTPVDKIWSDQQIEIALSLGSTHNQVNEIDKAIRLYNLIREEIRKKPLVKSPRIYLRYCYTLARAYTRVTQYHESIKLCKEGIDYCISEQSLMVFGEFHYQIGYNYELMEEWPAASQYYNEARTIFRLNRNTNYDNILEDKIKLVTDKMKE, from the coding sequence ATGGATCCTATATTAATAGGAAATAAAATTAAAGAACTTCGAATTAAAGTCGGATACTCTCAAGAAGAGTTAGCAGATGGTATTTGTACTCAAGCTCAAATAAGCAAGATTGAAAGAGGAGTTGGATATCCTTTCGCCAATACCCTTTTCTATATATCCAAAAAGCTAGGAGTTGATCCTAACTATTTCTTTGATATTGGAACTACCCCTAACCTAGATTATGTAAAAAAAATAAAAAAACAAATTAATTCTCTTAAGCTATCATTTAAGTATCAAGAGATATTGAAAATAATTAATAGAGAAATAACAAATCCTTTATTTAAAGAAAATAAGATTAACTTACAGTTTCTTTTATGGCATAAAGGTATAGTAGAATTTGAATATTTCAGAGATTATGAGGATGCTGTAGATACCTATGAGCAGGCTTTTCATCTAACTCCTGTAGATAAGATATGGAGTGACCAACAAATTGAAATTGCTCTTAGTCTAGGATCTACACATAATCAAGTGAATGAAATTGATAAAGCCATACGTTTGTACAACCTAATAAGAGAGGAAATAAGGAAAAAACCATTAGTTAAAAGCCCACGTATCTATTTACGGTATTGCTATACCCTTGCAAGGGCTTATACCCGGGTAACCCAGTACCACGAATCCATCAAGCTCTGTAAAGAAGGGATAGATTATTGCATTTCGGAGCAATCGCTAATGGTTTTTGGGGAATTCCATTATCAAATAGGCTATAATTACGAATTAATGGAGGAGTGGCCTGCAGCTTCACAGTACTATAATGAGGCAAGAACAATCTTTCGTCTCAATCGAAATACTAACTATGACAATATCTTAGAAGACAAAATCAAATTGGTTACAGATAAAATGAAAGAGTAG
- a CDS encoding helix-turn-helix domain-containing protein yields the protein MGISSKEIGIEIKRLRKMRSISQSELAEGICSQTTISSIEIGRAFPSVDILYHLSNRLNVTMDYFFQHTTSQNQIYTSETIKNIERLLKAQNYIEILEITTFERKLRESRNLGGNFNQFIDWHHYRASQLNGDITWKECVEKLSTLVKSRELNTTQFQALKIKNVIANVLSENKEDDAAQKIYEDILKENIPLEAYQRFKLKVYFNLAKLHFYKEEYTNSVEIAQNGIDLSINLEDMSMLGNLYLQAARSMINLDFNKEKIIDYIEKARFYCKVLNKCWHIEFIDHLEKDYYQKMDYIN from the coding sequence ATGGGGATTAGTAGTAAAGAGATCGGAATAGAAATAAAACGTTTAAGGAAGATGCGTTCAATCTCACAAAGTGAGTTAGCAGAAGGAATTTGTTCACAGACAACTATTAGTAGTATTGAAATAGGTAGAGCTTTTCCTAGTGTAGATATCCTATACCATTTATCTAACCGTCTTAACGTGACAATGGATTATTTCTTTCAACATACAACGAGTCAAAATCAAATTTATACAAGTGAAACCATAAAAAACATAGAGCGGTTATTAAAAGCACAGAATTATATAGAAATTCTAGAAATCACAACATTCGAACGAAAGTTAAGGGAAAGTAGAAATTTAGGCGGGAACTTTAATCAATTTATAGACTGGCATCATTATAGAGCTTCTCAACTTAATGGGGATATTACATGGAAAGAATGTGTGGAGAAACTAAGTACATTAGTTAAAAGTAGAGAGTTAAATACTACTCAATTCCAAGCATTAAAGATAAAAAATGTTATAGCAAATGTATTGTCGGAAAATAAAGAAGATGATGCAGCTCAAAAGATTTATGAAGATATCTTAAAGGAAAATATCCCCCTTGAAGCGTACCAAAGATTTAAACTTAAAGTATATTTCAACTTGGCCAAACTCCATTTTTATAAAGAGGAATATACAAACTCTGTAGAAATTGCGCAGAATGGGATTGATTTATCTATTAATCTTGAAGACATGTCTATGTTAGGTAATTTATACTTACAAGCAGCTAGAAGTATGATTAATCTGGATTTTAACAAGGAGAAGATAATTGATTATATAGAAAAAGCCCGTTTTTATTGCAAGGTTTTAAATAAATGTTGGCATATTGAATTCATAGATCATCTTGAGAAAGATTACTATCAAAAAATGGATTATATAAATTAA
- a CDS encoding DUF2325 domain-containing protein, whose amino-acid sequence MKKKIAIFGGSQESTYKQVGKKMGCEVLFHSGKTRNGGNKKEFRSIIKKADVVVVLLGACGHVSMDIVKELCKKSGKPIEYVNGFGASGAIQKGLGIISAA is encoded by the coding sequence ATGAAAAAGAAAATTGCTATTTTTGGTGGGAGTCAAGAAAGTACTTATAAACAAGTGGGGAAGAAAATGGGTTGCGAGGTGTTATTTCACTCTGGTAAAACCCGTAATGGAGGAAATAAGAAAGAATTTCGTAGCATTATCAAGAAAGCAGACGTTGTAGTCGTATTGTTAGGAGCTTGTGGTCATGTATCCATGGATATCGTGAAGGAGCTTTGCAAGAAGAGTGGGAAACCAATAGAATATGTAAATGGTTTCGGAGCAAGTGGCGCAATTCAGAAAGGTCTTGGAATCATAAGCGCTGCATAA
- a CDS encoding response regulator transcription factor: MKISLVMERYQGEGLKTLLQIHFPECNEINVFSISTWKNNIEWISNSSILIVEPPSIDVAKEMKVIESLAKISHNLLLLSDKNEEVYILDCFFLGVKGILLKNNQLTTLLDAISFVMKGEVYVDQRVNRHILSKLFEREKHQVKNTQSLRPTDLLTHKEWEILEAMALDLTNKEIAKALFVSEPTVHNYSTSIQKKLNVNSRVGAVVKSISEGWISTEVT; the protein is encoded by the coding sequence TTGAAAATAAGTCTAGTGATGGAAAGGTATCAAGGAGAGGGTTTAAAAACTCTTTTGCAAATACATTTCCCTGAATGTAATGAGATAAATGTATTCAGTATTTCAACTTGGAAAAACAATATAGAGTGGATATCTAATTCAAGTATATTAATTGTTGAACCACCTAGTATAGATGTGGCAAAGGAAATGAAAGTAATAGAAAGCTTAGCAAAGATTTCACATAACCTATTACTGTTGTCGGATAAGAATGAAGAAGTATATATCCTAGATTGCTTCTTTCTTGGAGTGAAAGGGATTCTACTAAAAAATAATCAATTAACAACATTGTTAGATGCTATATCATTTGTTATGAAAGGAGAAGTATATGTAGACCAGAGGGTTAATCGTCACATATTATCCAAATTGTTTGAACGAGAGAAACATCAAGTAAAAAACACACAATCTTTAAGACCAACGGATTTACTTACTCATAAAGAGTGGGAGATATTAGAAGCTATGGCTTTAGATTTAACAAATAAAGAAATTGCAAAAGCATTATTTGTTTCAGAGCCTACTGTTCATAATTATTCCACAAGCATCCAGAAGAAATTAAATGTAAACAGTCGTGTTGGTGCTGTCGTAAAGAGTATAAGTGAAGGTTGGATAAGTACCGAGGTAACATAA
- a CDS encoding type IA DNA topoisomerase, with protein sequence MQEEWETNRICKWFRSKWRNSERSWNHKRCIRKECIIISNQQKCPLIIFEKPAQARKVCSAFPMKDCKTHIEVSPNKYLPSGAIAVWCLGHVLQLVDADKYSASYRNWQLDHLPIIPDQFKFQVDKQKSSIFSNIKKWINNPKINFIIHGGDIEREGQLIVTEILMYVNNKKPVKRLWCSSLTKPAVLKAFQELKDDKYHHNLFIEAQTRQKSDWIIGINLSRCVSILMKEKLVGDSLYSIGRVQTSLLSIIYKRENENSNFKSTPFWNIKGSFSAGEKAYQGKWCIDSMENIMDKEKAESLKIYCTSKEARVHKVEINQQEVPPPQFYNLTALQEEANTLYKYAPDKVLDLAQDLYIKGAISYPRAQPRVVSENEALEFPDILAALGQITSFSTYFPTPIPDISSNKRFVDGKNVDDHYAIIPTIETPDIMSLTSDEQRIYQMIALRFIAAHHPPAIYNRTSIVTLIDEQFTFVTKGKQLVEPGWRSVLKLSNPAVNNKETDEFIPTLAVGDVVKIDSLETIEGKTMAPPRYTQGQIVKVMEQAGRTVEKDARGDYSTKELSLGTVATRASIIKQIIAKSYIDINDNQIYLTPKGRQLIEVLGEGCWISSPITTGNMERYLEEIGTGKRKHEPFINRVNELVTQLIQELQDKAPSWEIEKSLLSTSESKINNNEQVGNCKSCGEPVVDKGNFYGCSSFRVTGCDFSIPKTFLTKELTSKIVSKILETGNSGLLTGFKKKNKTDEYYDAFIVWDENKKRLSLTFPPNKVSL encoded by the coding sequence TTGCAAGAAGAGTGGGAAACCAATAGAATATGTAAATGGTTTCGGAGCAAGTGGCGCAATTCAGAAAGGTCTTGGAATCATAAGCGCTGCATAAGAAAGGAATGTATTATTATAAGCAATCAACAGAAATGCCCACTAATTATCTTTGAAAAGCCTGCCCAGGCCCGTAAAGTGTGTTCCGCCTTCCCTATGAAGGATTGTAAAACGCATATAGAGGTATCTCCCAACAAGTATTTGCCTTCTGGTGCTATAGCGGTATGGTGTTTAGGTCATGTATTACAACTTGTAGACGCCGATAAATATTCAGCTAGTTATCGCAACTGGCAACTTGATCATTTGCCGATTATTCCGGATCAATTCAAGTTTCAGGTTGATAAACAAAAGAGCAGCATATTCAGCAATATAAAAAAGTGGATCAACAATCCCAAAATTAATTTCATCATTCATGGTGGAGATATCGAGCGAGAAGGCCAGCTGATAGTCACTGAAATACTCATGTATGTTAACAATAAAAAACCCGTTAAACGTCTTTGGTGTTCTTCTCTGACAAAACCTGCAGTTTTAAAGGCTTTTCAAGAATTAAAGGATGACAAGTATCATCATAATCTTTTTATAGAAGCACAAACCAGACAAAAAAGTGATTGGATTATCGGCATAAATTTAAGTAGATGTGTAAGTATTCTAATGAAAGAAAAACTTGTTGGGGACTCTCTATACAGTATAGGAAGAGTACAAACAAGTTTATTATCAATCATTTATAAACGTGAAAATGAAAATTCGAACTTTAAAAGCACTCCATTCTGGAACATTAAAGGCTCTTTTTCTGCCGGTGAAAAAGCATACCAGGGTAAGTGGTGTATTGATAGTATGGAAAATATTATGGATAAAGAAAAAGCGGAGTCATTGAAAATTTATTGTACTTCTAAGGAAGCACGTGTACACAAGGTAGAAATTAATCAACAAGAAGTACCTCCTCCTCAGTTCTACAATCTTACTGCACTTCAAGAAGAGGCAAATACATTATATAAATATGCTCCTGATAAGGTTCTTGATCTTGCTCAAGACTTATATATAAAAGGTGCGATTAGTTATCCAAGAGCTCAACCAAGGGTAGTATCAGAAAATGAAGCCTTAGAATTCCCCGATATTCTTGCCGCTCTCGGTCAGATAACTTCGTTTTCAACATATTTTCCAACACCAATACCTGACATTAGTAGTAATAAACGTTTCGTGGATGGGAAGAATGTCGACGATCACTATGCAATTATTCCTACAATAGAGACACCAGATATAATGTCATTAACTTCAGATGAACAGCGTATTTATCAAATGATAGCCTTACGTTTTATTGCTGCTCACCATCCCCCTGCTATATACAATCGTACATCTATTGTTACTTTAATTGATGAACAATTCACTTTCGTTACAAAAGGTAAACAATTAGTGGAGCCTGGTTGGAGATCAGTATTAAAGCTAAGTAATCCGGCTGTAAATAACAAAGAAACAGATGAATTCATTCCTACTTTAGCAGTAGGGGACGTAGTTAAGATTGATAGTTTAGAAACAATTGAGGGAAAAACGATGGCACCCCCAAGATATACTCAGGGGCAAATAGTAAAAGTTATGGAACAAGCAGGAAGAACTGTAGAAAAAGATGCCCGAGGAGATTACTCTACAAAAGAACTAAGTCTAGGGACCGTTGCTACCAGAGCATCCATAATAAAGCAAATTATTGCAAAATCCTATATCGATATAAACGATAACCAAATCTATTTAACCCCTAAAGGTAGACAGTTAATAGAAGTACTAGGAGAAGGTTGTTGGATATCATCACCTATCACTACAGGGAATATGGAAAGATACCTTGAAGAAATCGGTACAGGAAAAAGGAAACACGAACCTTTTATTAACCGTGTGAATGAGCTGGTAACTCAGCTAATTCAGGAATTGCAAGATAAGGCACCATCATGGGAAATTGAAAAAAGCCTTTTATCAACCTCCGAGTCCAAAATTAATAATAATGAACAAGTTGGAAACTGCAAATCATGTGGAGAGCCTGTAGTTGACAAAGGCAATTTTTATGGTTGCTCTAGCTTTCGTGTAACTGGGTGTGATTTTAGTATTCCAAAGACTTTTCTTACTAAAGAGCTGACCTCTAAGATAGTTTCTAAGATTCTAGAGACAGGAAATAGTGGATTATTAACTGGGTTTAAGAAGAAAAATAAAACGGATGAATATTACGATGCTTTTATTGTATGGGATGAAAATAAAAAGAGACTTTCATTAACCTTCCCACCAAACAAAGTAAGTTTATAG
- a CDS encoding helicase-related protein, whose protein sequence is MKIINYNQIVETTDQPKQLEVYLDQSWQNAFCYALACEAPEHQWQQPKILMTIVAGNDSTLQSMKGAMDIGSNGLYFGHGNKTLTSYEFEREFRISAEKGAYEKFPITINQNRKALAIVHEKVLANEEYVLSFEGEPAEDIANLLGGSKYGLHILEEWKKDVYNELLRCKHLEQVPLYYDTNLFPDGLSLLKINLTEEAADDLISRMIKSKVLSFPVEGSGEAVSNIDDLTNYMVDYSDDMVEKLSQEVTPTHDPLQDSSLEHFKSYPRELFPVQAHVATAVSKRLNEQKAVIIQGEMSTGKSAMMTSIADGYNRMKGKVGYFACLMVPPSLTVKWPDEIREIVPHAEVHVIERTEQLIRFHNQWTANGRPKPIKPTFFVISFTTMRGDSRLMPAVTFQEKKTLIQKTNDRNPYRYGYYCPSCGQAHQVIESTNVVVTEDGQEVDEHTKRTMMEDEFSSSRRLKNSAKPQNAFCSECGENLWSKRVPTRYRSFSEWKEHEKKLVQAIEQNNNKLVEHIQHTQKEPDKVVGMPRKLATIEYIRRRMKNFFDISLCDEVHELKAGMTAQGVSLGSLAAVSKKVIAGTGTLFGGRAEDIYYLLWRLFPQDMVASGYQYSEVRRFNEEFGNIEETIYERKESSEFSNTNSRGGVRRTEKILPGISPFIYGKFMVHNVINVRLKDVWPDPVELVDTPTIFVDMDEETKEHYQEMINTFEHQIDQRDDGFKLYLPMTDYGIAYPDNPFTFPDCTMKQEEGDRALIWKAKHLSTDKLLNKEKKLQEIIESEMSEGRKSIVYVRDTGSSNPGRDLRPRLKEVLEKVGAKVCVLDTGTVKGNQRSTWLKKKMEDENFDVCIVSQELVKVGLDLLCTPTLIYYQFSWSLFTINQSARRAWRIGQDQECRLYYIQYKETFQESMATLIAQKNRATAAINGEVSSDGLSAMLGDEGDLQSMLIESVKKGNKVLKGSTEDWVSQHSDRAREILSGIGKKKKQKPLSIRDQLLKWVSHQVDTEATRNVINRNGTTIAENIKRGLILGFSVKNQVLEVDMTTAFGMDFVDDVALLDHLTAPQRQHDKSIVSKIVESESVSKRKKGPVDGQLAFDLF, encoded by the coding sequence ATGAAAATAATTAATTACAACCAAATTGTGGAGACCACAGACCAACCGAAGCAGCTTGAGGTGTACTTGGACCAATCATGGCAAAATGCTTTCTGTTATGCGCTTGCTTGTGAAGCCCCCGAACACCAGTGGCAACAACCTAAAATCCTTATGACCATTGTTGCTGGAAACGATTCTACTTTACAGAGTATGAAAGGTGCAATGGATATAGGGAGTAACGGGTTGTATTTTGGCCATGGAAACAAAACTTTAACTTCCTATGAGTTTGAAAGGGAGTTCCGAATATCGGCTGAAAAAGGCGCCTATGAAAAATTTCCGATTACGATTAACCAGAACCGTAAAGCATTAGCAATTGTCCATGAAAAGGTATTGGCCAATGAAGAGTATGTGCTGTCCTTTGAAGGCGAGCCTGCAGAAGATATTGCTAACTTGCTAGGAGGAAGTAAATACGGCTTGCATATTTTGGAGGAATGGAAAAAGGATGTTTATAACGAGCTTTTAAGATGTAAGCATCTTGAACAGGTTCCACTTTATTATGATACGAACCTTTTCCCAGACGGTTTATCTCTACTAAAGATAAATCTTACAGAAGAAGCGGCTGATGATTTAATATCAAGAATGATTAAGAGTAAGGTATTATCATTTCCTGTTGAAGGATCTGGAGAAGCAGTAAGTAATATAGATGATTTAACCAATTATATGGTTGACTACTCAGATGATATGGTCGAAAAGTTGTCTCAAGAAGTTACGCCTACACATGATCCGCTCCAGGATAGTAGTTTAGAACATTTTAAAAGCTATCCAAGGGAATTGTTCCCGGTTCAGGCCCATGTTGCGACAGCAGTATCTAAACGACTGAATGAACAAAAAGCTGTTATTATCCAGGGTGAAATGTCCACGGGAAAAAGCGCGATGATGACAAGTATTGCTGATGGATATAATCGTATGAAAGGGAAGGTTGGTTATTTTGCCTGCTTGATGGTTCCGCCATCTTTGACTGTTAAATGGCCAGATGAAATTAGGGAGATTGTTCCTCATGCAGAGGTCCATGTAATAGAGAGAACAGAACAACTCATTCGCTTTCATAATCAATGGACTGCAAATGGTAGACCTAAACCTATTAAGCCTACTTTCTTTGTTATTAGTTTTACGACGATGAGAGGAGATAGTAGGTTAATGCCTGCTGTGACTTTTCAAGAAAAGAAGACACTAATACAAAAAACGAATGATAGGAATCCGTATCGTTATGGTTACTATTGTCCAAGCTGCGGTCAAGCACACCAAGTAATAGAGTCTACGAATGTTGTTGTTACGGAAGATGGCCAAGAAGTGGATGAACACACAAAACGCACTATGATGGAGGATGAGTTTAGTTCTTCTAGAAGATTGAAAAATAGCGCAAAGCCACAAAATGCTTTTTGTAGTGAGTGCGGTGAGAATCTTTGGAGCAAAAGAGTGCCAACACGTTATCGAAGCTTCAGCGAATGGAAAGAACATGAAAAAAAATTAGTTCAAGCTATTGAGCAAAACAATAACAAATTAGTAGAGCACATCCAACACACCCAAAAGGAGCCTGACAAAGTTGTGGGGATGCCTAGAAAACTCGCAACCATTGAATATATCAGAAGAAGAATGAAAAATTTCTTTGATATATCTTTGTGTGACGAAGTTCATGAATTAAAGGCCGGTATGACAGCCCAAGGTGTGAGCCTCGGTTCCCTTGCTGCTGTTTCCAAGAAGGTGATTGCTGGTACAGGAACTCTATTTGGAGGACGCGCTGAGGATATTTATTATTTGCTATGGAGATTGTTCCCTCAAGATATGGTGGCGAGCGGCTATCAATATAGCGAAGTAAGAAGATTTAATGAGGAATTTGGAAATATAGAAGAAACTATATATGAGAGAAAAGAATCTTCGGAATTTAGTAACACGAATTCTAGAGGTGGTGTAAGACGAACAGAAAAAATACTTCCTGGTATTTCACCTTTCATTTATGGAAAGTTTATGGTCCACAATGTTATTAATGTGAGGCTGAAAGATGTATGGCCTGATCCAGTAGAACTTGTAGACACTCCTACAATTTTTGTAGACATGGATGAGGAAACAAAAGAACACTACCAAGAGATGATAAATACTTTTGAGCACCAAATTGACCAAAGAGATGATGGATTTAAGCTTTACTTACCTATGACTGATTATGGTATTGCATATCCAGATAATCCATTCACTTTTCCAGATTGCACGATGAAGCAAGAGGAAGGGGACAGGGCGTTAATTTGGAAAGCTAAGCATTTATCAACGGATAAATTGCTTAATAAAGAGAAGAAGTTGCAAGAGATAATCGAATCCGAGATGTCTGAGGGTAGAAAGAGCATTGTTTATGTGCGAGATACAGGTTCATCTAATCCTGGGCGAGATTTGAGACCTCGACTAAAAGAGGTTTTAGAAAAGGTTGGAGCAAAGGTGTGTGTTCTAGATACTGGAACAGTTAAAGGTAACCAGCGTTCTACTTGGCTTAAAAAGAAAATGGAAGATGAAAACTTCGATGTTTGTATCGTCTCACAAGAGCTAGTAAAGGTAGGCTTAGATCTTCTGTGTACCCCTACGCTAATCTATTATCAGTTCAGCTGGTCACTCTTTACGATTAACCAGAGTGCTAGAAGAGCATGGAGAATAGGTCAAGATCAAGAATGCCGTCTATATTACATCCAATATAAAGAGACCTTCCAGGAGAGCATGGCCACTCTTATTGCTCAAAAAAATAGAGCAACAGCTGCTATAAACGGGGAAGTATCTAGTGACGGACTCTCAGCAATGTTAGGTGATGAGGGAGATCTACAATCCATGTTAATTGAATCTGTTAAGAAAGGTAACAAGGTTCTTAAGGGTTCAACGGAAGACTGGGTAAGTCAACACTCTGACCGAGCTAGAGAAATCTTATCTGGAATTGGCAAGAAAAAGAAGCAAAAGCCACTATCTATCCGAGACCAACTACTCAAATGGGTTAGCCATCAAGTTGATACTGAAGCAACTAGGAACGTCATTAATCGTAATGGCACTACTATTGCTGAAAATATAAAGAGAGGTCTTATCTTAGGATTTTCGGTAAAAAACCAAGTCCTAGAAGTGGATATGACTACTGCATTCGGTATGGACTTTGTAGATGATGTAGCACTGCTAGACCATCTAACAGCGCCACAACGTCAACATGACAAAAGTATAGTGTCAAAAATTGTCGAATCCGAATCAGTTAGTAAGCGAAAAAAAGGACCAGTGGATGGGCAATTAGCATTCGACCTATTTTAA